A genomic window from Lotus japonicus ecotype B-129 chromosome 1, LjGifu_v1.2 includes:
- the LOC130734998 gene encoding dynamin-related protein 4C-like — MASEKAASTANQREDSLALVLDEQPQPLAVAPIISSYNEKIRPVLDAVENLRRLNIAKEGIQLPTIVVVGDQSSGKSSVLESLAGISLPRGQGICTRVPLIMRLQNHPLTKPELILEFNGETITTDEEHISDEINSATEKLAGPGKGISNNPLTLLVKKNGVPDLAMVDLPGITRVAVHGQPENICDLVKDIIMEYITPDESIILNFLCASRDFTTNESIKMSQTVDSNGLRTLDVVTKADKSPEGLLEKVTADDVKIGLGYVCVRNRIGEESYEEVKKSELKLFESHPLLSKKDKSIVGIPVLAKKLVQVQAMIISKTLPEIVKKINEKLANNLSELDKLPANLTSVADAMSAFIHIIGLSNEYLKKILLTGDFGEYPEEKDKHMHCTARLVEMLDSCASDLHNCPASDPTKDFLMEEIKVLEEAKLIGLPNFMPRSVFLTILQRKVTAIAHKPIDFVEKVWDYLETVVISVLMLHSGNYYQLQVSTRRAGKKVIAKKKENSIKHVLEAIEMEKHTDYTCNPEYLQEYDKLISRQDSFLNQVLDTTKNLSIVRLEGVGVIDVGYLRDHPNILSQAFDLKVRMIAYWKIVQRRLIDCMALHLRMSIKDLVDHELEKEICDDFMSPKDGGIERLLEESPSISGKREKLNRSVKVLRESKETVANILNRIGSYGDNS, encoded by the exons ATGGCTTCAGAAAAGGCTGCTTCTACTGCTAACCAACGTGAGGACTCACTTGCATTAGTCCTTGATGAACAGCCTCAACCTCTTGCTGTTGCACCAATAATATCATCATACAATGAGAAGATTCGTCCTGTTCTTGATGCCGTCGAAAACCTGAGGCGACTTAACATTGCTAAAGAGGGAATACAACTTCCAAcaattgttgttgttggtgatcAATCCTCTGGAAAGTCCAGTGTACTTGAATCTCTTGCTGGAATCAGCTTACCCCGTGGCCAAGGCATTTGCACCAGGGTCCCTTTGATCATGAGGCTCCAAAACCACCCTCTCACAAAGCCAGAACTTATTTTGGAGTTTAATGGCGAAACCATTACAACAGATGAAGAACATATATCTGATGAAATTAACAGTGCCACGGAGAAGCTTGCTGGTCCTGGTAAAGGGATTTCCAACAATCCATTGACtctgttggtgaagaagaacGGTGTACCTGATCTTGCAATGGTTGATCTTCCCGGCATTACTAGGGTGGCTGTTCATGGACAACCTGAGAACATTTGTGACCTAGTTAAAGATATTATCATGGAGTACATTACTCCTGATGAAAGCATCATCTTGAATTTTCTTTGTGCCTCTCGAGATTTCACCACTAATGAGTCCATTAAGATGTCACAGACTGTGGACAGCAATGGATTGAGAACACTTGATGTGGT AACAAAGGCTGACAAGTCCCCTGAAGGCTTGTTAGAGAAGGTGACTGCTGATGATGTAAAGATAGGTCTTGGTTATGTTTGTGTCAGAAACCGCATTGGAGAGGAGTCTTATGAGGAA GTAAAAAAGTCAGAACTAAAGCTGTTTGAGTCTCACCCACTTCTTTCCAAAAAAGACAAATCTATTGTGGGTATTCCTGTTTTGGCAAAAAAGCTTGTTCAGGTTCAAGCAATGATCATATCTAAAACTTTGCCAGAGATTGTTAAGAAAATCAATGAGAAGCTTGCAAATAACTTATCTGAGTTAGATAAATTGCCGGCCAACTTAACTTCAGTTGCTGATGCCATGTCCGCTTTCATCCATATCATTGGGTTGTCCAACGAATACcttaaaaaaattcttctaaCAGGAGATTTTGGGGAGTACCCTGAAGAGAAAGACAAGCATATGCATTGCACTGCTCGCTTGGTGGAAATGCTTGACTCTTGCGCAAGTGATCTTCACAATTGCCCTGCAAGTGATCCTACCAAGGATTTTCTGATGGAAGAGATAAAGGTGCTGGAGGAAGCCAAGTTGATTGGTCTACCAAACTTTATGCCGAGATCTGTTTTTCTTACTATACTCCAGAGGAAAGTAACTGCGATTGCACATAAACCAATTGATTTTGTTGAAAAAGTATGGGACTATCTAGAAACTGTCGTGATTTCTGTTCTAATGCTTCATTCGGGAAACTATTATCAGCTTCAGGTTTCAACAAGAAGAGCAGGGAAGAAAGTTATTGCTAAGAAGAAGGAAAATTCAATCAAACATGTGCTAGAAGCTATAGAAATGGAGAAGCACACGGATTACACTTGTAATCCTGAGTACTTGCAGGAATATGATAAGCTGATATCCCGTCAAGATTCTTTTTTGAATCAAGTATTGGACACTACTAAAAATCTGTCAATAGTAAGGCTTGAAGGTGTCGGGGTAATTGATGTTGGTTATTTGAGGGATCACCCCAACATACTAAGTCAAGCCTTTGATTTGAAGGTGAGAATGATAGCTTATTGGAAGATTGTGCAGAGGAGGCTGATTGACTGTATGGCATTGCATTTAAGGATGAGTATCAAAGACCTTGTTGACCATGAGCTGGAAAAGGAGATTTGCGATGATTTCATGTCTCCAAAGGACGGTGGGATTGAGAGGCTGTTGGAGGAGTCTCCATCTATTTCTGGGAAGAGAGAAAAGCTGAACAGAAGTGTGAAAGTCCTCAGGGAAAGCAAGGAGACTGTGGCAAATATCCTGAACAGAATTGGAAGTTATGGTGATAATTCGTAG